From Streptomyces sp. Edi4, one genomic window encodes:
- a CDS encoding alpha/beta hydrolase, with translation MSETTGTTTATRPPEPDFSVMTPEELRAYRDAENRFRASRAARSILGEPDPGAAIDWQRIALPGRDLPVRVYRPAPTGDDEAAARTGLPLVIHVHGGGFVGTAAQCDWTNSRLAARLPALVVSVEHRLLAPDSPLANAVDDGWDVLDHVLRHAAQWGADPARAAVFGESCGALISALTAVRAREAGLELQAQVLVNPAVDVTEAMFDYASMAEYAYSPTRALPQLRLVQRLAVPPGTDARVLSPLYADDLSGLAPALVVVPTRDALADHGRRYAERLRAAGTPVRLSEYPGAQHAFLAIPGVEPQAEAARAEIFQFLRAALAK, from the coding sequence ATGAGCGAGACCACTGGGACCACCACCGCGACGCGGCCGCCGGAGCCGGACTTCTCGGTGATGACGCCCGAGGAACTGCGCGCCTACCGCGATGCGGAGAACCGCTTCCGGGCCTCCCGCGCGGCGCGGTCGATCCTCGGGGAGCCGGACCCCGGCGCCGCGATCGACTGGCAGCGGATCGCGCTGCCCGGCCGCGACCTGCCGGTCCGGGTGTACCGGCCGGCGCCGACGGGAGACGACGAAGCCGCCGCCCGAACCGGTCTGCCACTGGTCATCCACGTCCACGGCGGCGGCTTCGTGGGCACGGCGGCGCAGTGCGACTGGACCAACAGCCGCCTCGCCGCCCGACTCCCCGCGCTCGTCGTCTCGGTCGAGCACCGTCTCCTCGCCCCGGACAGCCCGCTCGCGAACGCCGTCGACGACGGCTGGGACGTGCTCGACCACGTGCTGCGGCACGCCGCGCAGTGGGGCGCCGACCCGGCACGCGCGGCCGTATTCGGCGAGAGCTGCGGCGCACTGATCAGCGCCCTGACGGCCGTCCGGGCCCGGGAGGCCGGCCTGGAGCTCCAGGCGCAGGTGCTGGTCAACCCCGCGGTCGATGTGACCGAGGCGATGTTCGACTACGCCTCGATGGCCGAGTACGCGTACAGCCCGACCCGGGCCCTGCCACAACTGCGGCTCGTCCAGCGGCTCGCCGTCCCGCCGGGAACCGACGCCCGCGTACTTTCGCCGCTGTACGCGGACGACCTGAGCGGGCTCGCTCCCGCGCTCGTGGTGGTGCCCACCCGGGACGCGCTCGCCGACCACGGCCGCCGCTACGCCGAGCGGCTGCGCGCGGCAGGGACCCCCGTGCGGCTTTCCGAATACCCAGGAGCACAGCACGCGTTCCTCGCCATACCCGGCGTGGAACCACAGGCCGAGGCCGCCCGGGCGGAAATCTTCCAGTTCCTCCGCGCGGCCCTGGCAAAGTGA
- a CDS encoding TetR/AcrR family transcriptional regulator → MTGRRRWSTEEILDTAAELLRTGDAESFSVRKLAVALGTDSSSLYRHFRNKTELLRAVADRVLLAAMDGYHPEGDWKQRVTALALRLREAFGEQPQLATVWGRYASGGTGSRLVMEELLQALRASGLPDEEVPVRYHRIVILLAALIASEAGISAISPMEYEQGMEQFRVAVLGADPERFPALAHFARDVRPLGADRPAAFENILAAQLAHIEAQIP, encoded by the coding sequence ATGACTGGCCGAAGGCGATGGTCGACCGAGGAAATCCTCGACACGGCGGCGGAACTCCTGCGCACGGGCGACGCCGAGTCGTTCAGCGTGCGCAAACTCGCCGTGGCGCTCGGGACCGACTCCTCCAGCCTCTACCGGCACTTCCGCAACAAGACCGAGCTGCTGCGCGCGGTCGCCGACCGGGTCCTGCTGGCCGCCATGGACGGCTACCACCCCGAGGGCGACTGGAAGCAGCGCGTCACCGCCCTGGCCCTGCGCCTGCGCGAGGCCTTCGGCGAGCAGCCTCAACTCGCCACGGTGTGGGGCCGCTACGCGTCCGGCGGCACCGGTTCCCGCTTGGTCATGGAGGAGCTGCTACAGGCTCTGCGCGCGTCCGGCCTGCCCGACGAGGAGGTCCCGGTGCGATACCACCGCATCGTGATCCTCCTCGCCGCGCTGATCGCCTCCGAGGCCGGCATCAGCGCCATTAGCCCCATGGAGTACGAACAGGGCATGGAGCAGTTCCGCGTCGCGGTGCTCGGCGCCGACCCCGAACGCTTCCCCGCCCTGGCCCACTTCGCCCGCGACGTACGCCCCCTCGGAGCGGACCGCCCCGCCGCGTTCGAAAACATCCTCGCCGCTCAACTCGCCCACATCGAGGCGCAGATCCCCTGA
- a CDS encoding VCBS repeat-containing protein, which translates to MAHLLVRTSGRTLSRFAVAAIAAALVATGAGAASASASAPVPVSAGGIGPAHPLPKMPARTPHVRGLTATSAADIAADPVFPLLGIDNAGDAWAYGPDGMGGLTPREAAGSLPSVTNSAFVDNNADGYLDGQWEWANDGTLHYFVDANTPDKVIGGGWNIYDTELSPGNLGGAQGYDVIARDSAGVLWLYLGYGDGTVTSRIKVGGGWEVYTQLAGKGDLDGDGKADIVARDTAGVLWFYKGTGNYNAPFAPRARIGAGWNMFNRIVSTGDVDLDGRTDLLARDTNGGLWLYKGSGLAADPYETRVQIGSNYNIYRLMTS; encoded by the coding sequence GTGGCCCACCTCTTGGTCCGTACGAGTGGCAGGACCCTCTCCCGCTTCGCCGTGGCCGCGATAGCCGCCGCGCTGGTCGCCACGGGCGCCGGCGCGGCCTCGGCCTCAGCCTCGGCCCCGGTCCCGGTCTCGGCCGGCGGTATCGGCCCGGCCCATCCACTGCCGAAGATGCCGGCGCGCACCCCGCACGTCCGCGGCCTCACGGCCACGTCAGCGGCGGACATCGCCGCCGACCCGGTCTTCCCGCTGCTCGGCATCGACAACGCCGGCGACGCCTGGGCGTACGGACCCGACGGCATGGGCGGCCTGACGCCGCGTGAGGCAGCGGGCAGCCTCCCGTCCGTGACCAACAGCGCGTTCGTCGACAACAACGCCGACGGCTACCTCGACGGCCAATGGGAGTGGGCGAACGACGGGACGCTGCACTACTTCGTCGACGCCAACACCCCGGACAAGGTGATCGGCGGCGGCTGGAACATCTACGACACGGAGCTCTCCCCCGGCAACCTCGGCGGCGCCCAGGGTTACGACGTGATCGCGCGGGACAGCGCGGGCGTGCTGTGGCTCTACCTCGGCTACGGTGACGGCACCGTGACCAGCCGCATCAAGGTCGGGGGCGGCTGGGAGGTCTACACCCAACTCGCCGGAAAGGGCGACCTGGACGGCGACGGCAAGGCCGACATCGTGGCCCGCGACACGGCCGGCGTGCTCTGGTTCTACAAGGGCACGGGCAACTACAACGCCCCGTTCGCGCCCCGCGCCAGGATCGGCGCCGGCTGGAACATGTTCAACCGCATCGTCTCGACCGGAGACGTGGACCTCGACGGCAGGACCGACCTGCTCGCCCGGGACACCAACGGCGGCCTGTGGCTGTACAAGGGCAGCGGCCTGGCGGCCGACCCCTACGAGACACGCGTACAGATCGGCAGCAACTACAACATCTACCGCCTGATGACGTCCTGA
- a CDS encoding GH92 family glycosyl hydrolase, whose amino-acid sequence MLPRSRYRRGPAAALVAASFLLVVTAQSAVGAPSATARPPEDGRFSTSFETGQPQPDWTSTVERDRAGAKRSSGVDGGFATGIPGNVTDKVTAVRASAENTDGGEVKENLIDGQAGTKWLAFQPTAWLEFDLSERVKTVTYALTSANDAPERDPKDWTLKGSLDGKDWKTLDSRAGESFKDRGQTKTYDFTNTTAYAHYRLEITANGGAGLTQLADVQFSDGDTTAPVPPDMLTVADGGPGGSPTAKAHAGFTGVRALRYAGTHKPGGRAYSYNKVFDVNTRVGRDTELDYKVFPSMTETDLTYPATNVSVDLAFTDGTYLSDLGALDAHGGVLSPQGQGAAKTLYVNQWNQVSSVIGTVAAGKTVDRILVAYDSPRGPAKFQGWIDDLSIAPKKPEKPLAHLSDYALTTRGTNSSGSFSRGNNFPATAVPNGFNFWTPVTNAGSQDWLYDYARRNNADNLPTLQAFSASHEPSPWMGDRQTFQVMPSAAAGTPDASRTARALPFRHENETAKPYYYGVTFENGLKTEIAPTDHAAMMRFTYPGDDASVVLDNVTNQGGLTLDPATSSFTGYSDVRSGLSAGAGRLFVYGVFDAPVTASGKLPGGGGADVTGYARLKPGKDRTVTLRLATSLISVDQAKANLAAEVPAKSRFDTVRDRARAAWDKILGRIEVEGASHDQLTTLYSSLYRLYLYPNSGYEKVGSKNQYASPFSPKSGEDTPTHTGSKVVDGTVYVNNGFWDTYRTTWPAYSLFTPKKAGEMVDGFVQQYKDGGWISRWSSPGYADLMTGTSSDVAFADAYVKGVKFDAEAAYEAALKNATVAPPASGVGRKGMDTSPFLGYTPTSTPEGLSWSMEGYVNDYGLAKMGQALYEKTKKPRYKEESAYFMGRAQNYVKLFDSSIGFFQGKDAGGKWRLDSASYDPRVWGYDYTETDGWGYAFTAPQDSRGLANLYGGRAGLAKKLDTYFSTPETASPELAGSYGGVIHEMTEARDVRMGQYGHSNQVAHHVTYMYDAAGQPFKAQEKIREVLRRLYNGSEIGQGYHGDEDNGEQSAWYVFSALGFYPLVMGSGEYAIGSPLFTKATVHLENGRDLVVKAPKNSAANVYVQSLKVNGKAWNSTALPHDLLARGGTLDFAMGSRPSSWGTGKDAAPVSLTKDDKVPTPPSDAITGSGPLFDNSSATSAAFASVELPLSAPARCVQYTLTSAERAKAPASWTLQASADGTTWKDIDRRAGETFSWDRQTRVFTVHSPGSYPHYRLVSGGGTATLAEVELLS is encoded by the coding sequence ATGCTGCCCAGATCCCGGTACCGACGAGGACCGGCGGCCGCCCTCGTGGCCGCCTCGTTCCTGCTCGTCGTGACGGCGCAGTCGGCCGTCGGCGCGCCGTCCGCGACCGCCCGGCCGCCCGAGGACGGCCGCTTCAGCACCTCGTTCGAAACCGGCCAGCCCCAGCCGGACTGGACCAGCACCGTCGAGCGCGACCGCGCGGGCGCCAAGCGGTCCTCGGGCGTCGACGGCGGCTTCGCCACCGGCATACCGGGCAACGTGACCGACAAGGTCACCGCCGTCCGGGCCAGCGCCGAGAACACCGACGGCGGGGAGGTGAAGGAGAACCTGATCGACGGTCAGGCCGGTACGAAATGGCTGGCCTTCCAGCCGACAGCTTGGCTCGAATTCGATCTGTCCGAACGGGTGAAGACGGTCACCTACGCGTTGACCTCGGCGAACGACGCCCCCGAGCGCGACCCCAAGGACTGGACCCTGAAGGGCTCGCTGGACGGCAAGGACTGGAAGACCCTGGACAGCCGCGCCGGTGAGAGCTTCAAGGACCGGGGCCAGACCAAGACGTACGACTTCACCAACACCACCGCCTACGCGCATTACCGCCTGGAGATCACCGCCAATGGCGGCGCGGGCCTCACCCAGCTCGCCGATGTCCAGTTCTCCGACGGCGACACCACCGCCCCCGTCCCGCCGGACATGCTCACCGTCGCGGACGGGGGGCCCGGCGGCTCCCCCACCGCCAAGGCGCACGCGGGCTTCACCGGAGTGCGGGCGCTGCGTTACGCGGGCACGCACAAGCCCGGCGGGCGCGCCTATTCGTACAACAAGGTCTTCGACGTGAACACCCGCGTCGGCCGGGACACCGAACTCGACTACAAGGTCTTCCCCTCGATGACGGAGACCGACCTCACCTACCCGGCCACCAACGTGTCCGTGGACCTCGCCTTCACCGACGGCACCTATCTGAGTGACCTGGGGGCCCTCGACGCGCACGGCGGGGTGCTCAGCCCGCAGGGCCAGGGCGCCGCCAAGACGCTGTACGTCAACCAGTGGAACCAGGTCTCCTCGGTGATCGGCACGGTCGCCGCCGGCAAGACGGTGGACCGGATCCTGGTGGCGTACGACTCCCCCAGGGGCCCGGCGAAGTTCCAGGGCTGGATCGACGACCTCTCCATCGCGCCGAAGAAGCCCGAGAAGCCGCTCGCCCACCTCTCGGACTACGCGCTCACCACGCGCGGCACCAATTCCAGCGGCTCCTTCTCGCGCGGCAACAACTTTCCCGCGACGGCGGTCCCCAATGGCTTCAACTTCTGGACCCCGGTGACCAACGCCGGCTCGCAGGACTGGCTGTACGACTACGCGCGGCGCAACAACGCCGACAACCTGCCCACCCTCCAGGCGTTCAGCGCGAGCCACGAGCCGAGCCCGTGGATGGGTGACCGCCAGACCTTCCAGGTCATGCCGTCGGCGGCGGCCGGCACGCCCGACGCCTCCCGGACCGCCCGGGCGCTGCCCTTCCGGCACGAGAACGAGACGGCGAAGCCGTACTACTACGGCGTCACCTTCGAGAACGGCCTCAAGACGGAGATCGCGCCGACCGACCACGCGGCGATGATGCGGTTCACCTATCCCGGTGACGACGCGAGCGTCGTCCTCGACAACGTCACCAACCAGGGCGGCCTCACCCTGGACCCGGCGACGTCCTCCTTCACCGGCTACTCGGACGTGCGGAGCGGCCTGTCGGCGGGGGCCGGACGGCTCTTCGTGTACGGGGTCTTCGACGCGCCGGTGACCGCGAGCGGCAAGCTGCCCGGCGGCGGGGGCGCGGACGTCACCGGTTACGCGCGCCTGAAGCCCGGCAAGGACCGCACCGTCACACTGCGGCTCGCGACCTCGCTCATCAGCGTGGACCAGGCGAAGGCGAACCTGGCGGCCGAGGTGCCCGCGAAATCCCGCTTCGACACGGTCAGGGACCGGGCGCGGGCGGCCTGGGACAAGATCCTGGGACGCATCGAGGTCGAGGGTGCCTCCCACGACCAGCTGACCACGCTCTACTCCTCCCTCTACCGGCTCTACCTCTACCCCAACTCCGGCTACGAGAAGGTCGGTTCCAAGAACCAGTACGCCAGTCCGTTCTCGCCGAAGAGCGGCGAGGACACCCCCACGCACACCGGGTCGAAGGTCGTCGACGGCACGGTCTACGTCAACAACGGGTTCTGGGACACCTACCGCACCACGTGGCCCGCCTACTCGCTGTTCACCCCCAAGAAGGCCGGCGAGATGGTCGACGGCTTCGTCCAGCAGTACAAGGACGGCGGCTGGATCTCCCGCTGGTCATCGCCCGGCTACGCGGACCTGATGACCGGCACCAGCTCGGACGTGGCCTTCGCCGACGCCTACGTGAAGGGCGTGAAGTTCGACGCGGAAGCCGCCTACGAGGCGGCTCTGAAGAACGCCACGGTCGCCCCGCCGGCCTCGGGTGTGGGCCGCAAGGGCATGGATACCTCCCCCTTCCTCGGCTATACCCCGACCTCGACGCCCGAGGGCCTGTCCTGGTCGATGGAGGGCTACGTCAACGACTATGGCCTCGCGAAGATGGGCCAGGCCCTGTACGAGAAGACCAAGAAGCCCCGCTACAAGGAGGAGTCCGCGTACTTCATGGGCCGCGCCCAGAACTACGTCAAGCTCTTCGACTCCAGCATCGGTTTCTTCCAGGGCAAGGACGCGGGCGGCAAGTGGCGCCTGGACAGCGCCAGTTACGACCCACGCGTCTGGGGCTACGACTACACCGAGACCGACGGCTGGGGCTACGCCTTCACCGCCCCGCAGGACTCCCGGGGCCTGGCCAACCTCTACGGCGGCCGGGCGGGCCTGGCCAAGAAGCTCGACACGTACTTCTCGACGCCGGAGACGGCATCTCCGGAGCTGGCCGGTTCCTACGGCGGCGTGATCCACGAGATGACCGAGGCGCGTGACGTGCGGATGGGGCAGTACGGCCACTCCAACCAGGTCGCGCACCACGTCACGTACATGTACGACGCCGCCGGCCAGCCCTTCAAGGCGCAGGAGAAGATCCGCGAGGTCCTGCGCCGGCTCTACAACGGCAGCGAGATCGGGCAGGGCTACCACGGCGACGAGGACAACGGGGAGCAGTCGGCCTGGTATGTGTTCTCGGCGCTCGGCTTCTACCCGCTGGTGATGGGCAGCGGTGAGTACGCGATCGGCTCGCCCCTGTTCACCAAGGCGACCGTCCATCTGGAGAACGGCCGCGACCTGGTGGTGAAGGCGCCGAAGAACAGTGCCGCCAACGTGTACGTGCAGTCCCTGAAGGTCAACGGGAAGGCCTGGAACTCCACGGCGCTCCCGCACGACCTGCTCGCGCGCGGCGGCACGCTCGACTTCGCCATGGGATCCAGGCCCTCGTCGTGGGGCACGGGCAAGGACGCGGCGCCGGTCTCCCTGACCAAGGACGACAAGGTGCCGACGCCGCCGAGCGACGCGATCACCGGCTCCGGCCCGCTGTTCGACAACTCCTCGGCCACGTCGGCCGCGTTCGCCTCGGTGGAGCTGCCGTTGTCCGCGCCGGCGCGGTGCGTCCAGTACACGCTCACCTCGGCGGAGCGCGCCAAGGCTCCGGCGTCCTGGACGTTGCAGGCCTCGGCGGACGGCACGACGTGGAAGGACATCGACCGGCGGGCCGGTGAGACGTTCAGCTGGGACCGCCAGACCCGGGTCTTCACGGTCCACTCCCCCGGGTCCTACCCGCACTACCGGCTGGTGAGCGGGGGCGGCACGGCGACACTCGCGGAGGTCGAACTGCTGTCCTGA
- the ngcE gene encoding N-acetylglucosamine/diacetylchitobiose ABC transporter substrate-binding protein, whose amino-acid sequence MGSEINRRDALKRAMAIGLLAVPATSLLSACASSGGGDSTTKPNSQGAKSADNPLGVNKGTALEAFVFKGGLGDDYIKSAEADYNAKYGITVKHTGTQAIGPKLQPRFAGSTPPDFMDNSGADNLDTAALAKTGKLQDLTPLLDAPTIDDPSKKVRDVLIAGTIEQGQFGTKEMYALNYAFTVYGTFYSNKLFKEKGWTYPQTFSDMLALCKKIKAEGIAPFTYPGKYPYYIHFDLLHQIGKVGGKEALNAIDNLDDGAFKTDAVKEVVSYYEELAGQGYFLQGSEGMTHIQMQTAWTQGRAAMVADGSWVENEASPTMPKDFDLAVGSLIGSGPSDKLPFGALYAAAGEPFIVAKDGKNPTGGMELLRIMLSKKQSTNFINAIKSLTCVQGAADGLTLTPGLTSANAALKAAGPNVLNSRLQDWYKKLNNETIGNLTLDLLSGKIKAAEWMEKAQKASDDTKKDSSVPKFKHL is encoded by the coding sequence ATGGGATCCGAGATCAACCGCCGTGACGCACTCAAGCGGGCCATGGCGATCGGCCTGCTGGCTGTACCGGCGACTTCACTGCTGAGCGCGTGCGCGAGTTCAGGCGGCGGAGACAGCACCACAAAGCCGAACTCCCAGGGCGCCAAGTCGGCGGACAATCCGCTCGGCGTCAACAAGGGCACCGCCCTTGAGGCGTTCGTCTTCAAGGGCGGCCTCGGCGACGACTACATCAAGTCGGCCGAGGCCGACTACAACGCCAAGTACGGCATCACGGTCAAGCACACCGGCACCCAGGCCATCGGCCCCAAGCTCCAGCCGCGCTTCGCCGGCAGCACCCCGCCGGACTTCATGGACAACTCCGGCGCCGACAACCTCGACACCGCAGCCCTCGCCAAGACCGGCAAGCTCCAGGACCTCACCCCGCTCCTGGACGCGCCGACCATCGACGACCCGTCGAAGAAGGTCCGCGACGTCCTGATCGCCGGCACCATCGAACAGGGCCAGTTCGGCACCAAGGAGATGTACGCGCTCAACTACGCGTTCACCGTCTACGGCACCTTCTACTCCAACAAGCTGTTCAAGGAGAAGGGCTGGACGTATCCCCAGACCTTCTCGGACATGCTGGCGCTGTGCAAGAAGATCAAGGCCGAGGGCATCGCCCCGTTCACGTACCCGGGCAAGTACCCGTACTACATCCACTTCGACCTGCTGCACCAGATCGGCAAGGTCGGCGGCAAGGAAGCCCTCAACGCGATCGACAACCTCGACGACGGCGCCTTCAAGACCGACGCCGTCAAGGAAGTCGTCTCGTACTACGAAGAGCTCGCAGGACAGGGCTACTTCCTTCAGGGTTCCGAAGGCATGACGCACATTCAGATGCAGACCGCCTGGACGCAGGGCCGCGCCGCGATGGTGGCCGACGGCTCCTGGGTGGAGAACGAGGCCTCTCCCACCATGCCGAAGGACTTCGACCTCGCGGTCGGCTCCCTCATCGGCTCGGGCCCCAGCGACAAGCTGCCCTTCGGCGCGCTGTACGCGGCGGCGGGCGAGCCCTTCATCGTCGCCAAGGACGGCAAGAACCCCACTGGCGGCATGGAACTGCTGCGCATCATGCTCAGCAAGAAGCAGAGCACCAACTTCATCAACGCCATCAAGTCCCTGACCTGTGTCCAGGGCGCCGCCGACGGGCTCACCCTCACCCCGGGTCTGACCTCCGCGAACGCCGCCCTGAAGGCCGCCGGGCCCAATGTCCTCAACTCCCGGCTCCAGGACTGGTACAAGAAACTGAACAACGAGACCATCGGAAACCTGACCCTCGACCTGCTTTCCGGCAAGATCAAGGCGGCCGAGTGGATGGAAAAGGCGCAGAAGGCGTCGGACGACACCAAGAAGGATTCCTCCGTCCCGAAGTTCAAGCACCTGTGA
- a CDS encoding sugar ABC transporter permease: MRHGKYRFIIGFLAIPLALYGVLVISPFLQDFQISMTSWSGLTPEKNFIGLDNYQKLIHNDLFWKALWHNVLLLLFVPVVTLAFGLFFAFMLNVGGRRKGSAGVAGVRGSGLYKVIFFFPQVLSITIIAILWQQIYNPDPQNGMLNSLLSSVGLGSLQQSWLGDSSIALICIMVVMVWANVGFYVVLFSAGMASIPGEIYEAALLDGASRVKTFFRITLPLLRDTVATAWVYMGIIAMDAFIYVQLMSVNVGGPDESTDVVPLLLYKTAFRDNSQYGMAAAMGVAMLIVTLVFAVLSMRLSRRERIEF, from the coding sequence ATGCGACACGGCAAGTACCGGTTCATCATCGGATTCCTGGCAATTCCCCTGGCGCTCTACGGGGTCCTCGTGATCTCGCCGTTCCTCCAGGACTTCCAGATTTCGATGACGAGCTGGAGCGGACTGACACCCGAGAAGAACTTCATCGGTCTTGACAACTATCAGAAACTGATCCACAACGACCTGTTCTGGAAGGCGTTGTGGCACAACGTCCTTCTGCTCCTCTTCGTGCCGGTCGTCACGCTGGCCTTCGGTCTCTTCTTCGCCTTCATGCTGAATGTCGGCGGCCGCCGCAAAGGTTCCGCGGGGGTCGCCGGCGTGCGGGGCTCTGGCCTGTACAAAGTCATCTTCTTCTTCCCCCAGGTCCTGTCCATCACGATCATCGCGATCCTGTGGCAGCAGATCTACAACCCCGATCCCCAGAACGGGATGCTCAACTCGCTCCTGTCGAGCGTGGGCCTCGGCTCGCTCCAGCAGTCCTGGCTCGGCGACTCCAGCATCGCGCTGATCTGCATCATGGTCGTGATGGTGTGGGCGAACGTCGGGTTCTACGTCGTCCTGTTCTCCGCCGGCATGGCCTCCATCCCCGGCGAGATCTACGAGGCGGCCCTCCTGGACGGCGCCTCCCGCGTCAAGACGTTCTTCCGGATCACCCTGCCGCTGCTGCGCGACACCGTGGCCACCGCCTGGGTCTACATGGGCATCATCGCCATGGACGCCTTCATCTATGTGCAGTTGATGTCGGTCAACGTCGGCGGCCCCGACGAGTCCACCGACGTGGTCCCGCTGCTGCTCTACAAGACGGCGTTCCGGGACAACAGCCAGTACGGAATGGCCGCCGCCATGGGTGTCGCGATGCTGATCGTGACTCTGGTGTTCGCCGTTCTCAGCATGCGGCTCTCGCGCCGTGAGCGCATCGAATTCTAG
- a CDS encoding carbohydrate ABC transporter permease codes for MTTETMPVDGEQSTAPATSAARWKWRSSEGGVLNAFSHVFLLVWALMVGVPLLWALWSSFKTSGDILTHPWSLPSELHFENWARAWSKANIGRYFLNTAFVVGFSTVGTMLLGSMAAYVLARFEFPGNRFIYFLFVGGMAFPVVMVLVPLFFVTKNLGILNTLPGLVLIYIAYSLPFTVFFMTAFFRTLPTTVAEAALIDGASHTRTFFQIMLPMAKPGIISIGIFNVLGQWNQYLLPLVLNQGDTKNWVLTQGLADLAVQQGYQGDWGALFAGLSIAMLPVLAVYVVFQKQVQAGLTAGALK; via the coding sequence ATGACGACCGAAACCATGCCGGTGGACGGCGAGCAGTCCACCGCCCCCGCCACCAGTGCCGCCCGCTGGAAGTGGCGCAGCAGCGAGGGCGGCGTGCTCAACGCCTTCTCGCACGTGTTCCTGCTGGTCTGGGCGCTCATGGTGGGCGTGCCCCTGCTGTGGGCGCTGTGGAGCTCGTTCAAGACCTCCGGCGACATCCTGACCCACCCCTGGTCGCTCCCCTCCGAGCTGCACTTCGAGAACTGGGCGCGGGCCTGGAGCAAGGCCAACATCGGGCGGTACTTCCTCAACACCGCTTTCGTGGTGGGCTTCTCGACGGTCGGCACCATGCTGCTGGGCTCGATGGCGGCCTATGTGCTGGCGCGGTTCGAGTTCCCCGGCAACCGGTTCATCTACTTCCTCTTCGTCGGCGGCATGGCCTTCCCCGTGGTCATGGTGCTCGTCCCGCTCTTCTTCGTCACCAAGAACCTGGGCATCCTCAACACGCTGCCCGGCCTCGTCCTGATCTACATCGCCTACTCGCTGCCGTTCACGGTCTTCTTCATGACGGCGTTCTTCCGGACGCTGCCGACCACGGTCGCCGAGGCCGCCCTGATCGACGGGGCCTCGCACACCCGCACGTTCTTCCAGATCATGCTGCCGATGGCCAAGCCCGGCATCATCAGCATCGGCATCTTCAACGTGCTCGGCCAGTGGAACCAGTACCTGCTGCCCCTGGTGCTCAACCAGGGCGACACCAAGAACTGGGTGCTCACCCAGGGCCTCGCCGATCTCGCCGTGCAGCAGGGCTACCAGGGCGACTGGGGCGCGCTCTTCGCCGGTCTTTCGATCGCGATGCTGCCCGTGCTCGCCGTGTACGTCGTCTTCCAGAAGCAGGTCCAGGCGGGCCTGACCGCGGGGGCGCTCAAGTAG
- a CDS encoding ROK family transcriptional regulator, which produces METPGSQTSLHRANLERVVRAVRMAGSLTQAEIARTTGLSAATVSNIVRELKDGGTVEVTPTSAGGRRARSVSLSGSAGIVIGVDFGHTHLRVAVGNLAHQVLAEEAEPLDVDASSAQGFDRAEELVKRLIATTGIGQDKVIGVGLGVPGPIDVESGTLGSTAILPGWTGINPRQELSGRLGVPVYVDNDANLGALGELVWGGGRGVRDLAYIKVASGVGAGLVMGGQIYRGPGGTAGEIGHITLDESGPVCRCGNRGCLETFTAARYVLPLLQSSHGADLTMERVVRMAREGDPGCRRVIADVGRHIGSGVANLCNLLNPSRVVLGGDLAEAGELVLGPIRDSVSRYAIPSAARQLSVLPGALGGRAEVLGALALALSEMGDSTLLDSTAPASAPAFT; this is translated from the coding sequence ATGGAGACTCCGGGGTCGCAGACGTCATTGCACCGGGCCAACCTTGAGCGGGTCGTACGCGCCGTGCGGATGGCGGGCTCGCTCACCCAGGCCGAGATCGCCCGGACGACCGGCCTGTCCGCGGCCACGGTCTCCAACATCGTGCGGGAACTGAAGGACGGCGGCACCGTCGAGGTCACCCCCACCTCGGCGGGCGGGCGCCGGGCCCGCAGCGTCTCGCTCAGCGGCTCGGCCGGCATCGTCATCGGCGTCGATTTCGGCCATACGCACCTGAGGGTGGCCGTCGGCAACCTGGCCCACCAGGTGCTCGCGGAGGAGGCCGAGCCGCTCGATGTCGACGCCTCGTCCGCCCAGGGCTTCGACCGGGCGGAAGAGCTGGTCAAGCGGCTGATCGCGACCACCGGCATCGGCCAGGACAAGGTCATCGGCGTGGGCCTCGGCGTGCCGGGTCCCATCGACGTGGAGTCCGGCACGCTCGGCTCCACCGCGATCCTGCCGGGCTGGACCGGCATCAACCCGCGTCAGGAGCTGTCCGGCCGCCTCGGCGTCCCGGTGTACGTCGACAACGACGCCAACCTCGGCGCGCTCGGCGAGCTGGTGTGGGGCGGCGGGCGCGGGGTGCGCGACCTGGCGTACATCAAGGTCGCCAGCGGTGTGGGCGCGGGTCTGGTGATGGGCGGGCAGATCTACCGGGGGCCCGGCGGCACCGCGGGCGAGATCGGGCACATCACCCTGGACGAGTCGGGCCCGGTGTGCCGGTGCGGCAACCGCGGCTGCCTGGAGACCTTCACCGCCGCGCGCTATGTGCTGCCCCTGCTGCAATCCAGCCACGGCGCGGACCTGACCATGGAGCGCGTGGTGCGGATGGCCCGCGAGGGCGACCCGGGGTGCCGCCGCGTCATCGCGGACGTGGGACGCCACATCGGCAGCGGGGTCGCCAACCTGTGCAACCTCCTGAACCCGAGCCGGGTGGTGCTCGGCGGCGACCTCGCGGAGGCCGGCGAGCTGGTCCTCGGGCCCATCAGGGACTCCGTGTCGCGGTACGCGATCCCCAGCGCCGCACGGCAGTTGTCGGTGCTTCCCGGGGCGCTGGGCGGCCGTGCCGAAGTACTCGGCGCGCTCGCGCTCGCGCTGAGTGAAATGGGGGATTCGACCCTCTTGGACAGCACTGCCCCCGCCTCCGCGCCTGCCTTCACTTAG